Proteins encoded in a region of the Zunongwangia endophytica genome:
- the folB gene encoding dihydroneopterin aldolase encodes MGSIKLKNIKVFAYHGCLDEEGKIGSDYRVDLKVKGDLSNSAKSDELADTIDYVHLNKIVKEEMAIRSKLLETVAERINNRVLQEILMVQKVKVWVSKINPPIGGNVTMVSVSRSKTR; translated from the coding sequence GTGGGAAGCATAAAATTAAAAAATATCAAAGTTTTCGCTTATCATGGCTGCCTTGATGAAGAAGGTAAGATTGGAAGTGACTATCGCGTAGATCTAAAAGTGAAAGGAGATCTCTCTAATTCAGCAAAATCTGATGAATTAGCCGACACCATTGACTATGTTCATTTAAACAAAATCGTGAAGGAAGAGATGGCTATACGTTCTAAACTTTTAGAAACGGTAGCTGAGCGTATAAACAATCGTGTTCTCCAAGAAATCCTTATGGTACAAAAAGTTAAGGTTTGGGTTTCGAAGATCAATCCGCCTATTGGTGGCAATGTCACAATGGTTAGTGTATCTAGAAGTAAAACCAGATAG
- a CDS encoding LysE family translocator — protein sequence MLHDILAAMPLGLFLAFMLGPVFFVLLETAAIKGFRAAISFDLGVIVADTVFLCIAYLSTTKLLERLKDDPALFIFGGVILTTYGVMTFLQTKKSIPQEEDSPDIRKLGKSDFLGLALKGFLLNFINIGVLGFWLGLIIVFGPRLEMQTDRIIVFFSTVLVTYLIVDVFKILLAKKLNRKLTPNRIYKMKKGISVMLVIFGIVLISQGAFPSEVNEIREQIDNITPGEGLGFGD from the coding sequence ATGCTACACGATATTTTAGCAGCTATGCCATTGGGTCTATTTTTAGCTTTTATGCTTGGACCCGTTTTTTTTGTATTGCTGGAAACCGCTGCAATAAAAGGCTTTAGAGCTGCTATTTCTTTTGATTTAGGTGTGATTGTAGCCGATACGGTTTTTCTTTGTATCGCTTATCTTAGTACCACTAAATTATTGGAAAGACTTAAGGACGATCCTGCATTATTTATTTTTGGCGGTGTTATTCTTACTACTTACGGTGTAATGACGTTTTTACAAACAAAAAAATCTATTCCTCAGGAAGAGGATAGTCCGGATATTAGAAAACTAGGAAAAAGTGATTTTCTGGGGCTGGCTTTAAAAGGTTTCCTTCTTAATTTTATAAATATCGGCGTACTCGGTTTTTGGTTAGGACTCATCATAGTTTTTGGTCCTCGTTTAGAAATGCAAACCGATAGAATTATTGTCTTCTTCAGTACTGTTTTAGTGACTTATTTAATTGTAGATGTATTCAAAATTTTATTAGCTAAAAAGCTGAATCGTAAGCTTACACCCAACAGAATTTATAAGATGAAGAAGGGCATTAGTGTTATGCTAGTAATCTTCGGGATTGTATTGATATCTCAGGGAGCATTTCCAAGCGAAGTAAACGAAATAAGAGAGCAAATCGATAATATTACACCGGGAGAAGGTTTAGGATTTGGAGACTAA
- a CDS encoding head GIN domain-containing protein yields MKNIFIAVFMAIGVAVTAQETKHDLADFEKIFVYDGLPVKLVRADENKAVVTGESREEVYFEIDKNTLKVKLGIDNIFDDDDDTQVLVYYKSIDEIRAKQNASILIGDKINAEFFTLEAQEGSDITGDFEVDNLIVLIRSGGEITPSGKTKHQEVNINTGGKYYAKNLQSEYLNIDIKAGGVADVTVSGKVTAKVKAGGTVNVYGDPEEIDKSTLFGGKVVRKN; encoded by the coding sequence ATGAAAAATATATTCATTGCTGTTTTTATGGCTATTGGTGTAGCTGTAACTGCGCAGGAAACAAAACATGATCTTGCAGATTTCGAGAAGATTTTTGTTTATGATGGTTTACCGGTTAAACTAGTACGAGCTGATGAAAATAAAGCAGTAGTAACTGGAGAGAGTAGAGAAGAGGTATATTTTGAAATCGATAAAAATACATTAAAAGTAAAGCTGGGAATCGATAATATTTTTGATGACGATGATGATACTCAGGTTTTAGTGTATTATAAGAGTATCGATGAAATTAGAGCAAAGCAAAATGCTTCAATACTAATCGGAGATAAAATTAATGCTGAATTTTTCACTTTGGAAGCTCAGGAAGGTAGTGATATTACCGGTGATTTTGAAGTAGATAATCTTATCGTTTTAATTAGAAGTGGTGGTGAAATTACCCCATCTGGAAAGACTAAACACCAGGAAGTAAATATTAATACCGGCGGAAAATACTACGCTAAAAATTTACAATCTGAATATTTAAATATAGATATTAAAGCAGGAGGTGTAGCCGATGTTACGGTATCCGGAAAAGTAACTGCAAAGGTAAAGGCGGGAGGAACTGTAAATGTCTACGGTGACCCTGAAGAAATTGATAAAAGCACCTTATTTGGTGGTAAAGTGGTTAGAAAAAACTAA
- the rnr gene encoding ribonuclease R, giving the protein MNRKKRKNKSGDKLGNLDKKITDILRKNAGKSFNYKQIAAKLGVDDPSSRNQITKKLAQLAAKKEIIAVERGKFMVEKGANYYTGKLDMSTKGYGFVIVEEFEDDIMIPQPNLNTAFHGDEVEIYVYKHRRRKKSEGEITKIITRKRTSFVGVLQMKKDFGFVVIDDPKMYTDFFVQKNKIGEAQDGDKVLVELDDWPKRADSPFGVITKVLGKPGLHNTEIHSILAQYGLPAEFPDEVEEFANKIDTSISEKEIKKRRDMRDVLSFTIDPKDAKDFDDALSFRKLENGNIELGVHIADVSHYLQPDTILDEEAYERATSVYLVDRVVPMLPEILSNGACSLRPNEEKYTFSAVFELDKNAKVKDQWFGRTVTYSDARFAYEEAQHIIETKENKIPEDISIREDGAYSVDNSIVEAVLELDRLAKKMRSVRMRDGAISFDKVEVKFHLDEENEPIGVFFKTSKDANKLIEEFMLLANKKVAEFIVAQKPKKTFIYRCHDEPNEEKLASLQTVVGRFGHSLNLTDRKSVTSSLNGLLKDVQGKKEQNLVDTLAIRTMSKAYYGTENIGHYGLAFDYYTHFTSPIRRYPDVMVHRLLQHYLEGNDSASEEVYDEKCHHSSEMENLASNAERDSIKYMQVKFMQDHKDEEFLGVISGVTDWGIFVEIEQNKCEGMIRLRDLSDDHYEFSEEHYAVIGRKSKKMYQLGDEVYVKVKNADLVKRHLDFEMLGLKEDIEK; this is encoded by the coding sequence ATGAATAGAAAAAAAAGAAAAAATAAATCTGGCGATAAGCTGGGTAACTTAGATAAGAAGATTACCGACATTTTAAGAAAAAATGCCGGCAAAAGTTTCAATTACAAGCAGATTGCTGCTAAATTGGGTGTAGACGATCCCAGCAGTAGAAATCAAATCACGAAAAAACTAGCACAGCTTGCAGCAAAAAAAGAGATTATTGCAGTAGAGCGTGGTAAGTTTATGGTAGAAAAAGGTGCAAATTATTACACCGGTAAACTAGATATGTCTACCAAAGGTTACGGTTTTGTGATCGTAGAAGAGTTTGAGGATGATATCATGATTCCGCAGCCCAATTTAAATACGGCTTTTCATGGTGATGAAGTAGAAATCTATGTTTATAAACACCGCAGAAGAAAAAAATCTGAAGGTGAAATAACAAAGATCATTACTCGAAAACGCACTTCTTTTGTGGGTGTTTTACAGATGAAAAAGGATTTTGGATTTGTGGTAATCGACGATCCAAAAATGTATACCGATTTCTTTGTACAGAAAAATAAGATTGGTGAAGCCCAAGATGGTGATAAAGTTCTAGTAGAATTAGATGACTGGCCTAAGCGAGCAGATTCCCCTTTTGGAGTAATAACTAAAGTTCTTGGAAAGCCTGGACTTCATAATACTGAAATTCATTCGATTTTAGCCCAATATGGTCTTCCTGCCGAGTTTCCGGATGAGGTCGAAGAATTTGCGAATAAAATCGATACTTCAATTTCAGAAAAAGAAATTAAGAAACGTCGCGACATGCGCGATGTACTTTCATTTACAATTGATCCAAAAGATGCAAAGGATTTTGATGATGCGCTAAGTTTTAGAAAATTAGAAAACGGAAATATAGAACTTGGAGTTCATATTGCAGATGTTTCGCATTACTTGCAGCCCGATACTATTTTAGATGAAGAAGCTTACGAGCGCGCAACATCGGTATATCTTGTAGATCGAGTAGTGCCAATGCTTCCTGAAATTTTATCTAATGGTGCTTGTTCACTTAGACCGAATGAAGAAAAATATACCTTTTCTGCGGTTTTTGAGCTAGATAAAAATGCCAAAGTAAAAGATCAATGGTTTGGTAGAACGGTAACTTATTCTGATGCCAGATTCGCTTACGAAGAAGCGCAGCATATCATCGAGACAAAAGAAAATAAGATTCCTGAAGATATTTCGATCAGGGAAGATGGAGCGTATAGTGTAGATAATTCAATTGTTGAAGCGGTGCTAGAATTAGATCGCTTGGCAAAGAAAATGCGATCGGTTAGAATGAGAGATGGTGCGATTTCTTTTGACAAAGTGGAAGTAAAATTTCATTTAGATGAAGAAAATGAACCTATCGGAGTATTCTTTAAAACTTCGAAGGATGCCAATAAACTCATAGAAGAGTTTATGCTACTTGCAAACAAGAAAGTAGCAGAATTCATTGTAGCGCAAAAACCGAAGAAGACTTTTATCTACCGTTGTCATGATGAACCAAATGAAGAAAAATTAGCGTCGTTACAAACTGTTGTAGGCCGTTTTGGTCACTCTCTTAATCTTACCGATAGAAAAAGCGTTACAAGCTCTCTAAATGGATTATTAAAAGATGTACAGGGAAAGAAAGAACAAAACCTCGTAGATACGCTCGCCATTAGAACAATGAGTAAAGCCTACTACGGAACAGAAAATATAGGACATTACGGTCTGGCTTTCGATTATTACACCCATTTTACTTCACCAATTCGTCGTTATCCAGATGTTATGGTACATCGATTGCTTCAACATTATTTAGAAGGTAATGATTCTGCTAGTGAAGAAGTGTACGACGAAAAATGTCACCACAGTAGCGAGATGGAAAATCTTGCTTCTAATGCTGAACGAGATTCGATAAAATACATGCAGGTTAAATTTATGCAAGATCACAAGGACGAGGAATTTCTTGGCGTGATCTCTGGTGTAACCGATTGGGGTATTTTTGTGGAAATCGAGCAAAATAAATGTGAAGGTATGATTCGTCTTAGAGATTTATCAGACGATCATTACGAATTTAGCGAAGAGCATTACGCAGTGATTGGTAGAAAAAGTAAAAAAATGTATCAGCTTGGGGACGAGGTTTATGTGAAAGTGAAAAATGCTGATTTAGTGAAAAGGCATTTAGATTTCGAAATGCTTGGATTAAAAGAAGATATAGAAAAATAG
- a CDS encoding DUF2007 domain-containing protein, whose protein sequence is MKDYIYLQSYTYTFECHVVKHLLDNENILYHFKNETLIDLIPLSSFAFGGIKLYIHKSQLTKAKKLLDQIFKTNSHLRIV, encoded by the coding sequence ATGAAAGACTATATCTACCTCCAAAGTTATACGTATACCTTCGAATGTCACGTTGTTAAGCATCTATTAGACAACGAAAATATCTTATATCACTTTAAAAATGAGACGCTTATCGATCTTATACCATTATCCTCTTTCGCATTTGGCGGAATTAAACTTTACATTCATAAATCTCAGCTAACAAAAGCTAAAAAACTTTTAGATCAAATTTTTAAAACAAATAGTCATCTAAGAATCGTTTAA
- a CDS encoding RpiB/LacA/LacB family sugar-phosphate isomerase, whose amino-acid sequence MKISIGNDHAGTQYKNIIQLYLENEAGIEVKNYGTNTDDSVDYADFVHPVAEDVENGVSDFGIIICGSGNGASMTANKHQKIRCALCWTGEITKLCREHNDANILSIPARFVSTQQAVDMVKIFLNAEFQGGRHKTRIDKIPCQ is encoded by the coding sequence ATGAAAATCTCCATTGGTAATGACCACGCCGGGACGCAGTATAAGAATATTATTCAGCTGTATTTAGAAAATGAAGCCGGTATAGAAGTAAAAAATTATGGTACTAATACAGACGATAGCGTAGATTATGCCGATTTTGTACATCCTGTAGCAGAAGATGTTGAAAACGGAGTATCAGATTTTGGAATCATTATCTGTGGAAGCGGTAATGGTGCGAGCATGACCGCCAATAAACATCAAAAAATTCGCTGTGCACTTTGTTGGACGGGTGAGATTACCAAATTGTGTAGAGAACATAATGATGCTAATATTCTAAGTATACCGGCAAGATTTGTATCTACACAACAAGCGGTAGATATGGTAAAGATATTTTTAAATGCTGAATTTCAAGGCGGTAGACACAAAACACGAATAGATAAAATTCCTTGTCAATAA
- a CDS encoding GNAT family N-acetyltransferase gives MEILVKQFNELSLKELYDILQLRSEVFVVEQDCVYQDIDGKDADALHIIGIENKEIVAYTRCFDKGFYFEEAAIGRVVVKMNQRKYGFGHEIMKASINAIKTHFSTDAIRLSAQQYLTKFYEDHGFTTEGEGYLEDGIPHIAMVK, from the coding sequence ATGGAAATACTTGTAAAACAATTTAACGAGCTTAGCTTAAAAGAGTTATATGATATTTTACAACTTCGATCTGAAGTTTTTGTAGTAGAACAAGATTGTGTGTATCAGGATATTGATGGTAAAGATGCCGATGCTTTACATATTATAGGTATAGAGAATAAAGAGATTGTAGCTTATACACGATGTTTTGATAAAGGATTTTATTTTGAAGAAGCCGCTATTGGTCGCGTCGTCGTAAAAATGAATCAGCGCAAATATGGGTTTGGTCACGAAATTATGAAAGCATCCATTAATGCGATTAAAACTCATTTTAGTACGGACGCAATTAGACTTTCAGCACAACAATATTTAACTAAATTCTATGAAGATCATGGGTTTACAACTGAAGGTGAAGGCTATCTGGAAGACGGAATTCCGCATATCGCAATGGTAAAATAG